A DNA window from Enterobacter cloacae subsp. cloacae ATCC 13047 contains the following coding sequences:
- the glgP gene encoding glycogen phosphorylase, which yields MNAPFSYSSPTLSVEALKHSIAYKLMFTIGKDPVIANKHEWLNATLFAVRDRMVERWLRSNRAQLSQETRQVYYLSMEFLIGRTLSNALLSLGIYDDVKTALEEMGLDLEELIDEENDPGLGNGGLGRLAACFLDSLATLALPGRGYGIRYDYGMFKQNIVDGRQKESPDYWLEYGNPWEFKRHNTRYKVRFGGRIQQEGKKSRWVETEEILAVAYDQIVPGYDTDATNTLRLWNAQASSEINLGKFNQGDYFAAVEDKNHSENVSRVLYPDDSTYSGRELRLRQEYFLVSATIQDILSRHYQLHKTYANLAEKTAIHLNDTHPVLSIPELMRLLIDEHKFSWDDAFEVTCQVFSYTNHTLMSEALETWPVDMLGKILPRHLQIIFEINDYFLKTLQEQYPNDTGLLSRASIIDESNGRRVRMAWLAVVISHKVNGVSELHSNLMVQSLFADFAKIFPTRFCNVTNGVTPRRWLALANQPLSEVLDEHIGRTWRTDLSQLSELEQHIDFPAVNKAVREAKLLNKKRLSVWLALHLNVVANPKALFDVQIKRIHEYKRQLMNVLHVITHYNRIKADPTAEWVPRVKIFAGKAASAYYMAKHIIHLINDVAKVVNNDPDIGDKLKVVFVPNYSVSLAQLIIPAADLSEQISTAGTEASGTSNMKFALNGALTIGTLDGANVEMLEHVGAENIFIFGNTTEEVEALRKKGYSPREYYEEDEELRQVLTQIATGVFSPDEPGRYRDLVDSLINFGDHYQVLADYRSYVDCQDRVDELYRQQEKWTCVAMHNIANMGYFSSDRTIKEYAENIWHIDPVRL from the coding sequence ATGAACGCTCCTTTTAGCTACTCTTCCCCCACGCTCAGCGTTGAGGCGTTGAAGCACTCTATCGCCTATAAGCTGATGTTTACCATCGGGAAAGATCCGGTCATCGCCAACAAACACGAGTGGCTCAACGCCACCCTGTTTGCGGTGCGTGACCGCATGGTTGAACGCTGGCTGCGCTCCAACCGCGCCCAGCTGTCGCAGGAAACGCGTCAGGTTTACTACCTATCGATGGAATTTTTGATTGGCCGCACCCTCTCTAACGCGCTGTTATCGCTCGGTATTTACGATGACGTTAAAACCGCGCTGGAAGAGATGGGGCTGGACTTAGAAGAGCTGATTGACGAAGAGAACGACCCGGGGCTCGGTAACGGTGGCCTGGGGCGACTTGCCGCCTGCTTCCTCGACTCGCTGGCGACGCTGGCCCTGCCGGGGCGTGGCTACGGCATTCGCTACGACTACGGGATGTTCAAGCAGAACATCGTGGACGGACGTCAGAAAGAGTCCCCGGACTACTGGCTGGAATACGGTAACCCGTGGGAGTTTAAACGACACAATACGCGCTATAAGGTGCGGTTTGGCGGACGTATTCAGCAGGAAGGGAAAAAGTCCCGCTGGGTGGAAACCGAAGAGATCCTTGCCGTCGCCTATGACCAGATTGTCCCGGGCTACGACACCGATGCGACCAATACGCTGCGTCTGTGGAACGCGCAGGCCAGTAGCGAGATTAACCTGGGTAAATTTAACCAGGGCGACTACTTCGCGGCGGTGGAAGATAAAAACCACTCCGAGAACGTCTCCCGCGTGCTCTACCCGGACGACTCGACCTATTCCGGGCGCGAGCTGCGCCTGCGTCAGGAGTATTTCCTCGTCTCCGCGACGATTCAGGATATCCTCAGCCGTCACTATCAGCTGCACAAGACCTACGCCAATCTGGCGGAAAAAACCGCCATTCACCTCAACGATACCCATCCGGTGCTGTCGATCCCGGAGCTGATGCGTCTGCTTATCGACGAGCATAAGTTCAGCTGGGACGACGCGTTTGAGGTGACCTGTCAGGTCTTCTCTTACACTAACCACACGTTGATGAGCGAAGCGCTGGAAACCTGGCCGGTGGATATGCTCGGCAAAATTTTGCCGCGCCATCTGCAGATCATCTTTGAAATTAACGACTACTTTCTCAAGACGTTGCAGGAGCAGTATCCGAACGATACCGGCCTGCTGAGCCGCGCTTCTATCATTGATGAATCGAATGGTCGTCGCGTACGCATGGCCTGGCTGGCGGTGGTGATCAGCCACAAGGTGAACGGGGTTTCAGAGCTGCACTCGAACCTGATGGTCCAGTCGCTGTTTGCGGACTTTGCGAAGATCTTCCCGACGCGTTTCTGCAACGTGACCAATGGCGTCACGCCGCGTCGCTGGCTGGCGCTGGCAAACCAGCCGCTTTCTGAGGTGCTGGATGAGCACATTGGCCGCACCTGGCGAACCGATCTCAGCCAGCTGAGCGAGCTTGAACAGCACATTGATTTTCCGGCGGTGAACAAAGCCGTACGAGAAGCCAAGCTGCTGAACAAGAAACGTCTGTCAGTCTGGCTGGCGTTGCATCTGAACGTGGTGGCGAACCCGAAAGCGCTGTTCGACGTGCAGATCAAGCGTATTCACGAGTACAAGCGCCAGCTGATGAACGTGCTGCATGTGATCACCCACTATAACCGCATCAAGGCCGATCCGACGGCGGAGTGGGTGCCGCGTGTGAAGATCTTTGCCGGTAAGGCGGCGTCCGCTTATTACATGGCGAAGCACATCATTCACCTCATCAACGATGTGGCGAAGGTGGTCAACAACGATCCGGATATCGGCGACAAGCTGAAGGTGGTCTTTGTTCCTAACTACAGCGTCAGCCTGGCGCAGCTGATCATTCCGGCGGCCGATCTCTCTGAGCAGATCTCCACCGCCGGGACGGAAGCGTCCGGCACCAGTAACATGAAGTTTGCCCTTAACGGCGCGCTGACCATCGGCACGCTGGACGGGGCCAATGTCGAAATGCTGGAGCACGTGGGGGCGGAAAATATCTTTATCTTCGGAAATACCACGGAAGAGGTGGAGGCGCTGCGCAAGAAAGGCTACTCGCCGCGTGAGTATTACGAAGAGGATGAGGAGCTACGTCAGGTGCTGACGCAAATCGCCACCGGGGTGTTTAGCCCAGACGAGCCAGGGCGCTATCGGGACCTGGTGGATTCGCTGATTAACTTTGGCGACCACTATCAGGTGCTGGCGGATTACCGCAGCTACGTGGATTGTCAGGACAGGGTGGACGAGCTTTATCGTCAGCAGGAGAAGTGGACCTGCGTCGCGATGCATAACATCGCCAATATGGGGTATTTCTCGTCCGACAGGACCATTAAGGAGTATGCCGAGAATATCTGGCATATTGATCCGGTGCGGTTGTAA
- the glgA gene encoding glycogen synthase GlgA, with product MQVLHVCSEMFPLLKTGGLADVLGALPAAQIAGGVDTRVLLPAFPDIRRGIPDAKVVTRRDTFAGRITLLYGHYNGVGIYLIDAPHLYDRPGSPYHDTNLFAYTDNVLRFALLGWVGAEMAVGLDPFWRPDIVHAHDWHAGLAPAYLAARGHPAKSVFTVHNLAYQGMYYAHHMNDIDLPWSFYNMHGLEFNGQISFLKAGLYYADHITAVSPTYAREITQPEFGYGLEGLLRQRHREGRLSGILNGVDEQIWNPETDLLLAARYGRDSVEDKAENKRQLQIAMGLKVNDKVPLFAVVSRLTSQKGLDLVLEALPGLLEQGGQLALLGAGDPVLQEGFLAAAAEHPGQVGVQIGYHEAFSHRIMGGADVILVPSRFEPCGLTQLYGLKYGTLPLVRRTGGLADTVSDSSLENLADGIASGFVFEDSNAWSLLRAIRRAFVLWSRPSLWRYVQRQAMSMDFSWHVAAQSYRDLYQRLM from the coding sequence ATGCAGGTTTTACACGTATGTTCTGAGATGTTCCCGTTGTTAAAAACGGGCGGCCTGGCGGATGTTCTTGGTGCATTACCCGCGGCGCAAATCGCTGGCGGAGTAGATACCCGAGTCCTGCTGCCTGCCTTCCCGGATATCCGGCGCGGCATTCCCGATGCAAAGGTGGTGACGCGCCGTGACACCTTCGCCGGACGCATTACCCTGTTGTATGGACATTACAATGGCGTGGGCATCTACCTGATTGACGCGCCGCACTTATATGACCGACCAGGTAGCCCGTATCACGATACGAACCTGTTTGCCTATACCGACAACGTGCTGCGTTTTGCGCTGCTCGGCTGGGTTGGGGCTGAAATGGCGGTAGGGCTGGATCCGTTCTGGCGCCCGGACATTGTGCACGCACACGACTGGCACGCGGGGCTCGCTCCGGCATATCTGGCGGCGCGCGGCCATCCGGCGAAATCGGTCTTTACGGTGCATAACCTGGCGTATCAGGGCATGTACTACGCCCATCACATGAATGACATCGATCTGCCATGGTCGTTCTATAACATGCACGGGCTGGAGTTTAACGGGCAGATCTCGTTCCTGAAGGCCGGGCTTTACTATGCCGACCACATCACGGCCGTGAGCCCGACCTACGCCCGTGAAATTACGCAGCCGGAGTTCGGCTACGGCCTGGAAGGGTTGCTCCGTCAGCGCCATCGTGAAGGGCGTTTGTCGGGGATCCTTAACGGCGTCGATGAACAGATCTGGAACCCGGAGACCGACCTGCTGCTCGCGGCCCGCTATGGCCGTGATTCCGTGGAAGACAAAGCGGAAAACAAACGCCAGTTACAAATTGCGATGGGGCTGAAGGTCAACGACAAAGTGCCGCTGTTTGCGGTGGTGAGCCGTCTGACCAGCCAGAAAGGGCTGGACCTGGTGCTGGAGGCCCTGCCGGGACTGCTGGAGCAGGGCGGACAGCTGGCGCTGCTCGGCGCGGGCGACCCGGTATTGCAGGAAGGCTTCCTGGCGGCAGCGGCGGAACACCCAGGGCAGGTGGGCGTGCAGATTGGCTATCACGAAGCGTTCTCGCACCGGATCATGGGCGGCGCGGACGTCATTCTGGTGCCGAGCCGTTTCGAACCTTGCGGCCTGACGCAGCTCTACGGCCTGAAGTACGGCACCCTGCCGCTGGTGCGACGCACGGGCGGGCTGGCGGATACGGTATCTGACAGCTCACTGGAAAACCTGGCGGACGGTATCGCCAGCGGGTTTGTCTTTGAGGACAGTAATGCCTGGTCGCTGCTTCGGGCGATTCGGCGTGCTTTCGTCTTGTGGTCCCGTCCGTCGCTGTGGCGTTACGTTCAACGTCAGGCGATGTCTATGGACTTTAGCTGGCACGTTGCGGCGCAGTCATACCGCGATCTCTATCAACGCTTGATGTAA
- the glgC gene encoding glucose-1-phosphate adenylyltransferase, whose translation MVRLEKNDPLMLARQLPLKTVALILAGGRGTRLKDLTIKRAKPAVHFGGKFRIIDFALSNCLNSGIRRIGVITQYQSHTLVQHIQRGWSFFSEEMNEFVDLLPAQQRVHGENWYRGTADAVTQNLDIIRRYNAEYIVILAGDHIYKQDYSHMLIDHVEKGARCTVACLPVPVAEATAFGVMHVDADDKIIDFVEKPANPPTMPGDDTKSLASMGIYVFDADYLYELLEEDDKDEHSSHDFGKDIIPKITKAGMAYAHPFPLSCVQSDPNAEPYWRDVGTLEAYWKANLDLASVTPELDMYDQNWPIRTHMESLPPAKFVQDRSGSHGMTLNSLVSGGCIISGSVVVQSVLFPRVRINSFCNIDSAVLLPDVWVGRSCRLRRCVIDRACVIPEGMVIGENAEEDARRFYRSEEGIVLVTREMLRKLQIKQER comes from the coding sequence ATGGTTAGATTAGAGAAGAACGATCCCTTAATGTTGGCACGCCAGCTCCCCTTAAAAACGGTTGCCCTGATCCTCGCTGGCGGGCGCGGAACCCGTCTTAAAGATTTGACCATCAAGCGCGCCAAGCCGGCTGTTCACTTTGGTGGTAAGTTCCGAATTATCGATTTTGCACTGTCCAACTGCCTGAACTCAGGTATTCGCCGCATTGGCGTCATTACGCAGTATCAGTCGCACACCCTGGTGCAGCATATTCAGCGCGGCTGGTCATTCTTCAGCGAAGAGATGAATGAGTTTGTCGATCTCCTGCCTGCCCAGCAGCGTGTTCACGGTGAAAACTGGTACCGCGGCACCGCTGATGCGGTGACCCAGAACCTCGATATCATTCGCCGCTACAACGCGGAGTACATCGTGATCCTCGCCGGGGATCACATCTACAAGCAAGACTACTCCCACATGCTCATCGACCACGTCGAGAAAGGGGCGCGCTGCACCGTGGCGTGTCTGCCGGTGCCCGTTGCCGAGGCGACGGCGTTTGGCGTGATGCACGTGGACGCGGACGATAAAATTATCGACTTCGTTGAAAAACCGGCCAACCCACCAACCATGCCGGGAGATGACACCAAATCGCTCGCCAGCATGGGGATCTATGTCTTTGATGCAGATTACCTTTATGAGCTGCTGGAAGAAGACGACAAAGACGAACACTCCAGCCACGACTTCGGTAAAGACATCATTCCGAAAATTACCAAAGCTGGCATGGCCTATGCACATCCTTTCCCGCTGTCCTGCGTGCAGTCAGATCCGAATGCGGAACCTTACTGGCGCGATGTGGGAACCCTGGAAGCGTACTGGAAAGCCAACCTCGATCTGGCCTCCGTCACGCCTGAGCTGGATATGTACGACCAGAACTGGCCGATCCGTACCCATATGGAATCCCTGCCGCCAGCGAAATTCGTTCAGGACCGCTCCGGCAGCCACGGCATGACGCTGAACTCGCTGGTCTCCGGCGGGTGCATTATCTCCGGCTCGGTGGTGGTGCAGTCGGTGCTGTTCCCGCGCGTGCGTATAAACTCATTCTGTAATATCGATTCGGCGGTGCTGCTGCCGGATGTCTGGGTCGGGCGTTCGTGTCGTCTGCGTCGCTGCGTGATCGACCGTGCCTGCGTCATTCCTGAAGGAATGGTGATTGGTGAAAACGCGGAAGAAGATGCACGTCGCTTCTACCGTTCTGAAGAGGGGATCGTGTTAGTCACACGGGAAATGTTGCGGAAGCTGCAGATCAAACAGGAGCGATGA
- the glgX gene encoding glycogen debranching protein GlgX, with product MTQLTAGKPEPLGASFDGKGVNFTLFSAHAERVELCVFDGEGNEHRYDLPARTGDTWHGYLAGGRPGMHYGFRVHGPWAPAQGHWFNPAKLLIDPCAHRVDGEFKDDPIFHVGYGEPDHRDSAHVAPKSVVVGDRYDWEDDAPPGTPWGNTVIYEAHVKGLTYLHPSIPKEMRGTYKALGHPTMIAYLKHLGITALELLPIAHFASEPRLQRLGLSNYWGYNPLAMFALDPRYAVHPDKARDEFRDAVKALHAAGIEVILDVVLNHSAESDLDGPTLSMRGIDNRSYYWIREDGDYHNWTGCGNTLNLSHPAVTHFAYECLKYWVETFHVDGFRFDLAPVMGRTPGFSQQAPLFEAIKNCPVLSRVKLIAEPWDIGEGGYQVGNFPPLFAEWNDHYRDAVRRFWLERSLSLGEFAGRFAASSDLFKRDGKRPSATVNLVTAHDGFTLRDCVCFNQKHNEANGEENRDGTNNNHSFNHGIEGLGGSLDVIERRRASVHALLTTLLLSQGTPMLLAGDEHGHSQHGNNNAYCQDNTLTWLDWGEANSGLIHFTAALIHLRQQIPALTANRWWEEGDGNVRWLNKDAQPLSAQEWQHGVPRLQILLSDRWLVTLNATDDVAEIVLPDGEWRAVPPFAGADNPVVMAVWHGPAHGVCVFQR from the coding sequence ATGACGCAGCTTACGGCAGGTAAACCCGAACCGCTCGGGGCGAGCTTTGACGGAAAGGGTGTGAATTTCACCCTCTTTTCTGCTCACGCGGAGCGGGTCGAACTCTGTGTGTTTGATGGGGAAGGTAACGAACATCGTTACGATTTACCGGCGCGCACCGGGGATACCTGGCACGGTTACCTGGCCGGTGGGCGGCCAGGGATGCATTACGGTTTTCGCGTTCACGGTCCCTGGGCGCCTGCTCAGGGGCACTGGTTTAACCCGGCAAAGCTGCTGATTGACCCGTGTGCCCACCGCGTGGACGGCGAGTTTAAAGACGACCCGATTTTCCACGTCGGCTACGGGGAACCCGACCACCGCGACAGCGCCCACGTGGCCCCAAAAAGCGTGGTGGTGGGCGATCGCTACGACTGGGAAGACGATGCCCCGCCGGGCACGCCGTGGGGCAACACCGTGATTTACGAGGCCCATGTAAAAGGGCTGACCTATCTCCATCCGTCTATTCCCAAAGAGATGCGCGGCACCTATAAGGCGCTCGGCCATCCGACCATGATCGCCTATCTGAAACATCTGGGGATCACCGCGCTGGAGTTGTTGCCCATCGCCCATTTCGCCAGCGAGCCTCGCCTGCAGCGACTGGGGCTGAGCAACTACTGGGGCTACAACCCGCTGGCGATGTTTGCGCTCGACCCCCGCTACGCCGTCCACCCGGACAAGGCGCGGGACGAGTTTCGTGATGCGGTGAAAGCGCTTCATGCGGCCGGTATCGAAGTGATTCTGGACGTGGTGCTGAACCACAGCGCGGAAAGCGATCTCGACGGTCCGACGCTCTCCATGCGCGGAATTGATAACCGTAGCTATTATTGGATCAGAGAGGATGGTGATTACCACAACTGGACCGGTTGCGGTAACACGCTCAACCTCAGCCATCCGGCGGTGACGCATTTTGCGTATGAATGCCTGAAATATTGGGTGGAAACGTTCCACGTCGACGGTTTTCGTTTTGACCTGGCGCCGGTGATGGGCCGCACGCCGGGGTTCAGCCAGCAGGCGCCGCTGTTTGAGGCGATCAAAAACTGCCCGGTGCTCTCGCGGGTGAAGCTGATTGCCGAGCCGTGGGACATTGGTGAAGGCGGCTACCAGGTGGGGAACTTCCCGCCGCTGTTTGCCGAATGGAACGACCACTATCGCGATGCCGTACGCCGCTTCTGGCTGGAGAGAAGCCTGTCGCTGGGGGAGTTCGCCGGACGCTTTGCCGCTTCCAGCGATCTGTTTAAACGTGATGGCAAACGACCGTCTGCTACCGTCAACCTGGTGACCGCGCATGATGGTTTTACGCTCCGGGACTGCGTTTGTTTCAATCAGAAACACAATGAGGCAAATGGCGAGGAGAATCGCGATGGCACTAACAATAACCATAGCTTTAATCATGGTATAGAAGGGTTAGGCGGAAGTCTGGATGTTATTGAGCGGCGACGCGCCAGCGTGCATGCGCTGCTGACGACGCTTTTGTTGTCGCAGGGCACGCCGATGCTGCTGGCAGGGGATGAACATGGCCACAGCCAGCACGGTAACAACAACGCCTATTGCCAGGACAACACCTTAACCTGGCTCGACTGGGGAGAAGCGAACAGCGGCCTGATCCACTTTACCGCGGCGCTGATCCACCTTCGTCAGCAGATCCCCGCGCTCACCGCCAACCGCTGGTGGGAGGAGGGCGACGGCAACGTTCGCTGGCTGAATAAAGACGCGCAACCGTTAAGCGCGCAAGAGTGGCAACACGGCGTACCGCGCCTGCAGATCCTGCTTTCGGATCGCTGGCTGGTTACGCTGAACGCGACGGATGACGTCGCTGAGATTGTTTTACCTGACGGGGAATGGCGCGCCGTTCCCCCCTTTGCCGGAGCGGATAATCCGGTAGTAATGGCTGTCTGGCACGGGCCTGCGCACGGAGTGTGCGTATTCCAAAGATGA
- the glgB gene encoding 1,4-alpha-glucan branching enzyme: MSDRISRDVINALIAGHFADPFSVLGMHRTEAGLEVRALLPDATEVWVIEPKTGRKVGNLECLDSRGFFSGVMPRRKNPFRYQLAVIWHGQQNLIDDPYSFGPLLKEMDAWLLSEGTHLRPYETLGAHADTMDGITGTRFAVWAPNAQRVSVVGQFNYWDGRRHPMRLRRETGIWELFIPGAHNGQLYKFEMIDANGKLRIKADPYAFEAELRPNTASLICGLPEKVVQTEERKQANRFDAPISVYEVHLGSWRRHTDDNFWLSYRELADQLVPYAKWMGFTHLELLPVNEHPFDGSWGYQPTGLYAPTRRFGTRDDFRYFVDAAHAAGLNVILDWVPGHFPSDDFALAEFDGTKLYEHSDPREGYHQDWNTLIYNYGRREVANYLVGNALYWIERFGIDALRVDAVASMIYRDYSRKEGEWIPNEYGGRENLEAIEFLRNTNRIIGEQVEGAVTMAEESTDFPGVSRPPSMGGLGFWYKWNLGWMHDTLDYMKLDPVYRQYHHDKLTFGLLYNYTENFMLPLSHDEVVHGKKSILDRMPGDAWQKFANLRAYYGWMFAFPGKKLLFMGNEFAQGREWNHDTSLDWHLLEGADNWHHGVQRLVRDLNLTYRHHKALHELDFDPYGFEWLVVDDHERSVFVFVRRDKAGNEIIVASNFTPVPRHHYRFGINQAGKWREILNTDSIHYHGSNAGNGGLVQSDAIESHGRPNSLSLTLPPLGTIWLVREGE; encoded by the coding sequence ATGTCCGATCGTATTTCGAGAGACGTGATTAATGCGCTTATTGCGGGTCATTTTGCCGACCCCTTTTCTGTGCTAGGGATGCACCGTACAGAGGCCGGGCTGGAAGTTCGCGCGCTGTTACCGGATGCCACAGAAGTGTGGGTCATCGAACCCAAAACCGGCCGCAAGGTGGGTAATCTGGAATGCCTCGACTCACGTGGCTTCTTCTCGGGCGTCATGCCCCGTCGTAAAAACCCCTTTCGTTATCAGCTTGCCGTCATCTGGCACGGTCAGCAAAACCTGATTGACGATCCCTATAGCTTTGGCCCGCTCTTAAAAGAGATGGATGCCTGGCTGCTGTCCGAAGGCACCCATCTGCGGCCTTATGAAACGCTGGGTGCCCATGCGGATACCATGGATGGTATTACCGGCACGCGGTTTGCCGTGTGGGCGCCAAACGCCCAGCGCGTCTCCGTCGTCGGGCAGTTCAACTACTGGGACGGTCGTCGTCACCCCATGCGCCTGCGTCGGGAAACCGGCATCTGGGAGCTGTTCATCCCCGGCGCGCATAACGGTCAGCTCTATAAATTTGAGATGATCGATGCCAACGGCAAGCTGCGCATTAAAGCTGACCCGTACGCCTTTGAAGCGGAGCTGCGCCCGAATACTGCCTCGCTTATTTGCGGCCTGCCGGAGAAGGTGGTCCAGACGGAAGAGCGCAAGCAGGCTAACCGCTTCGACGCGCCAATCTCCGTTTATGAGGTGCATCTCGGCTCCTGGCGTCGCCACACCGATGACAATTTCTGGCTGAGCTATCGTGAGCTGGCTGACCAGCTGGTACCGTACGCCAAATGGATGGGCTTTACCCATCTGGAGCTGCTGCCGGTTAACGAACATCCGTTCGACGGAAGCTGGGGCTATCAGCCCACCGGGTTATACGCACCGACGCGCCGCTTTGGCACGCGCGACGACTTCCGCTATTTCGTTGATGCCGCACACGCCGCCGGGCTGAACGTCATTCTTGACTGGGTGCCGGGCCACTTCCCGTCGGATGATTTTGCGCTGGCCGAGTTCGACGGCACAAAACTGTACGAGCACAGCGACCCGCGCGAAGGCTATCACCAGGACTGGAATACGCTGATCTACAACTACGGTCGTCGTGAAGTCGCGAACTACCTGGTCGGGAACGCGCTTTACTGGATCGAGCGTTTCGGCATTGATGCCCTGCGCGTGGATGCGGTGGCGTCGATGATCTATCGCGACTATAGCCGCAAAGAGGGCGAGTGGATCCCGAACGAGTATGGCGGTCGCGAGAACCTGGAAGCGATTGAGTTTCTGCGCAACACCAACCGCATTATTGGCGAGCAGGTCGAGGGCGCGGTGACGATGGCGGAAGAGTCCACCGACTTCCCGGGCGTTTCCCGTCCGCCGTCAATGGGTGGCCTGGGCTTCTGGTACAAGTGGAACCTGGGCTGGATGCACGACACGCTCGATTACATGAAGCTCGACCCGGTTTATCGTCAGTATCATCACGATAAGCTTACCTTCGGGCTGCTCTACAACTACACCGAAAACTTCATGCTGCCGCTGTCGCACGATGAAGTGGTGCACGGTAAAAAATCCATTCTCGACCGCATGCCGGGCGACGCGTGGCAGAAGTTTGCCAACCTGCGCGCCTACTACGGCTGGATGTTCGCCTTCCCGGGCAAAAAACTGCTGTTTATGGGCAACGAGTTCGCCCAGGGGCGCGAGTGGAACCACGATACCAGCCTCGACTGGCATCTGCTGGAGGGCGCTGACAACTGGCACCACGGCGTGCAGCGGCTGGTCCGCGATCTGAACCTGACCTACCGCCACCATAAAGCACTGCACGAGCTGGACTTCGATCCGTACGGTTTTGAGTGGCTGGTGGTGGACGACCATGAGCGCTCGGTATTTGTCTTTGTGCGCCGGGATAAAGCGGGTAACGAGATTATCGTTGCCAGTAATTTTACGCCGGTTCCACGTCATCATTACCGCTTCGGCATTAATCAGGCCGGTAAATGGCGCGAAATCCTCAACACCGATTCCATTCATTACCACGGCAGTAACGCCGGTAACGGCGGACTGGTCCAGAGTGATGCCATCGAAAGCCACGGGCGCCCCAACTCCCTGAGCCTGACGCTGCCGCCGCTCGGTACCATCTGGCTGGTGCGGGAGGGCGAATGA